From Sphingobium sp. RAC03, a single genomic window includes:
- the tsaE gene encoding tRNA (adenosine(37)-N6)-threonylcarbamoyltransferase complex ATPase subunit type 1 TsaE, giving the protein MLDLGRCLAVQARIGDVIALYGGLGAGKTTLARGILEALGLEGEAPSPSFAIVQPYDVPEIRLPVAHVDLYRLDDAREAEELALGDYLMDSLLIIEWPDRLGDALWPHALRLTIAFDPDGGRRLTADVPDAWTERWSQL; this is encoded by the coding sequence ATGCTCGACCTTGGCCGGTGCCTTGCGGTGCAGGCGCGCATTGGCGATGTGATCGCGCTCTATGGCGGGCTGGGCGCGGGCAAGACGACGCTGGCGCGCGGAATCCTCGAAGCGCTGGGGCTGGAAGGCGAGGCGCCCAGTCCGAGTTTCGCGATCGTCCAGCCCTATGACGTGCCCGAAATCCGGCTGCCGGTCGCTCATGTCGATCTCTACCGGCTGGACGATGCGCGCGAGGCCGAGGAACTGGCGCTGGGCGATTATCTGATGGACAGCCTGTTGATCATCGAATGGCCCGACCGGCTGGGCGATGCGCTGTGGCCGCATGCGCTGCGATTGACCATTGCGTTCGACCCGGATGGCGGACGGCGCTTGACAGCGGACGTGCCGGACGCTTGGACGGAGCGATGGTCACAGCTATGA
- a CDS encoding aminoglycoside phosphotransferase family protein: protein MIPPAAAPAFLARAGWGDAAIVPLAGDASFRRYFRVIDDSRRAVLMDAPPPHEDPRPFIAIAEHLLTDGFAAPRILARDLDDGLVLIEDFGDLRVKEHLDARPDEEMAVYARAIDLLADLHRLPAAPVPAYDRAVYQREVGLLTEWYCPAIGLAVDQDAYVAAWDAVLPLVEQSASPTVTVLRDYHAENIMLIDRATSHGLGLLDFQDALAGHPAYDLVSLLQDARRDVPPAVEAVMLAHYKAVASPPADFDAAYAVLGAQRNAKIIGIFTRLWQRDGKPRYLSYLPRMWGLLERDLAHPALTPVADWFAANIPTDKRHEALTEFAAA, encoded by the coding sequence ATGATCCCGCCCGCCGCCGCGCCCGCTTTCCTCGCCCGCGCGGGCTGGGGCGACGCCGCCATCGTCCCGCTCGCAGGGGACGCCTCCTTCCGCCGCTACTTCCGGGTCATCGACGATAGCCGCCGCGCGGTTTTGATGGACGCGCCGCCGCCACATGAAGATCCTCGCCCGTTCATCGCCATCGCCGAACATCTGCTGACTGATGGCTTTGCCGCGCCCCGCATATTGGCGCGCGATCTGGACGACGGGCTGGTGCTGATCGAGGATTTCGGCGACCTGCGCGTCAAGGAGCATCTCGATGCTCGGCCCGATGAGGAAATGGCGGTCTATGCCCGCGCGATCGACCTGCTGGCCGACCTGCACCGCCTGCCTGCCGCGCCCGTGCCTGCCTATGACCGCGCCGTCTATCAGCGCGAAGTCGGGCTGCTGACGGAATGGTATTGCCCGGCGATCGGCCTTGCGGTCGATCAGGATGCTTATGTCGCAGCCTGGGATGCCGTGCTGCCGCTGGTCGAGCAATCGGCCAGCCCGACCGTCACGGTACTGCGCGACTATCATGCCGAAAATATCATGCTGATCGACCGGGCGACGTCGCATGGCCTCGGCCTTCTCGATTTTCAGGACGCGCTCGCCGGGCATCCTGCCTATGATCTCGTCTCGTTGTTGCAGGATGCGCGGCGCGATGTGCCGCCTGCCGTCGAGGCCGTGATGCTGGCGCATTATAAAGCCGTTGCCAGTCCGCCCGCCGATTTCGATGCGGCCTATGCGGTGCTGGGCGCGCAGCGCAATGCCAAGATCATCGGCATCTTCACCCGCCTGTGGCAGCGCGATGGCAAGCCGCGTTACCTGTCCTACCTGCCGCGCATGTGGGGGCTGCTGGAGCGCGACCTCGCGCATCCCGCGCTCACCCCGGTGGCGGACTGGTTCGCCGCCAACATCCCGACCGACAAGCGCCATGAGGCGCTCACGGAGTTTGCGGCGGCATGA
- a CDS encoding nucleotidyltransferase family protein, with amino-acid sequence MIDTAMLMAAGLGKRMRPLTATRPKPLVKVAGQPLMDHALDRLEAGGIRKVVVNVHYLADTVEAHLRARKGGAEFLISDERAKLLETGGGLVHAKPLLGDTPFVCANSDNLWIDGPQDTLALMQRHWDADRMDALLLLVPLARANCHNGPGDFHMDANGRLTRRKSAHVAPFVFTGVQILSPSLLVDPPADVFSTNIFWSRAIAAGRLYGVSHQGLWFDVGTPQAIPVVEAMLAHG; translated from the coding sequence ATGATCGACACGGCGATGCTGATGGCGGCGGGTCTTGGCAAGCGGATGCGTCCGCTCACGGCGACCCGGCCCAAGCCGCTGGTCAAGGTGGCGGGCCAGCCGCTGATGGATCATGCGCTCGATCGGCTGGAAGCAGGCGGCATCCGCAAGGTCGTGGTGAACGTCCATTATCTCGCCGACACGGTCGAGGCGCATCTGCGCGCGCGCAAGGGCGGTGCGGAGTTTCTGATCTCGGACGAACGCGCCAAGTTGCTGGAGACCGGCGGTGGGCTGGTCCACGCCAAGCCGCTGCTGGGCGACACGCCCTTCGTCTGCGCCAATAGCGACAATCTGTGGATCGACGGGCCGCAGGATACGCTGGCGCTGATGCAGCGCCATTGGGATGCCGATCGGATGGACGCGCTGCTGTTGCTGGTGCCGCTGGCGCGGGCGAACTGCCATAATGGGCCGGGCGATTTCCATATGGATGCCAATGGGCGGCTGACCCGGCGCAAGAGCGCGCATGTCGCGCCCTTCGTCTTTACCGGCGTACAGATCCTATCTCCGTCGCTGCTGGTCGATCCGCCTGCCGACGTCTTTTCCACCAATATCTTCTGGTCCCGTGCGATCGCGGCCGGGCGGCTCTATGGCGTGTCGCACCAGGGTCTATGGTTCGACGTCGGCACGCCGCAGGCCATTCCGGTGGTCGAAGCCATGCTCGCCCATGGGTGA
- the addB gene encoding double-strand break repair protein AddB, translating into MGDRGQPALFTIPAHRAFADALVAGIMARQGRDPLALSRGMILLPSNRGVRAVADAFVRASGGGLLLPRLIPIGDPDIGEQVGGALDPLGEDDPIAPAIAPMQRQMILARLVQQAQPGIDAGQALKLGQALGQVLDQMQVERLTPDALRKLSLSDELSGHWQKSLTLFEIIIARWPAELARLGCIDLVDRRNRLFDRLAKRWADAPPSGFVVAAGISTTAPAVAGLLRRIGEMPGGMVVFAGLDQHMDDIAWQAIGPFDPDPVTGRAPAGHESHPQYALKRLLHAMSATRDDVAQWRWGSEHDARAVRGRNISNAMLPPKLTSGWRDLKTADRSLAGVEALDVATPGEEAQAIAIALREALETPGRTAALVTPDRQLATRVSAHLRRWGIEADDSAGLPLSRLPPGTLLIAMAQAVAERFAPVALLTLLKHPLVMRGAGRLAWLERVRGLDLLLRGPRPQAGLIGIDQLLGPREDEDRQGALREQVRDWWPQARALLEPLERAFLATPDLSGQLAAIREQAGALTGDAIWAGHQGQAAADLFAEMEAAAPEGPRQADMRALPVLLDHMLGGVSVRPPQGGHPRIAILGLIEARLQQADLMVLGGLNEGTWPGLPAPDPWLAPRIRRELGLPGLETRIGLAAHDFASALGAPHVLITRARRGGSGPAVASRFWLRLRAMSGSQWKSADRYAALAQAIDRPDGHHPAARPAPVPPLSVRPRLIPVTDVDRLKADPYAFYARRILRLARLDPVDADAGPAWRGTAVHEILQYWAEAGTLEPADLEARAQAMFDRPEVHPLLKALWQPRLMEAIRWIAAEVAKDKAAGRTILAVEREGRAEVAEVTLMGKADRIDRLSDGTLGVIDYKTGKPPSAKMVKAGYSLQLGLLGVIAEMGGFAGLGDQPRAADFEYWSLAKKGDQFGYRESPVDPTGSRGKIVTASFTAHAHEQFSGLVADYLLGTAPFTAQLNPEVANYGDYDQLMRLEEWYGRDDG; encoded by the coding sequence ATGGGTGATCGCGGACAGCCAGCACTCTTCACGATCCCGGCGCATCGCGCCTTTGCCGACGCGCTGGTCGCGGGCATCATGGCGCGGCAGGGGCGCGATCCGCTGGCGCTGTCGCGGGGGATGATCCTGTTGCCCAGCAATCGCGGCGTGCGGGCGGTAGCCGACGCTTTCGTGCGCGCGTCGGGCGGTGGATTGCTGCTGCCGAGGCTTATTCCGATCGGCGACCCGGACATAGGTGAGCAAGTCGGCGGGGCACTCGATCCGCTGGGCGAAGATGATCCCATCGCGCCTGCGATCGCGCCGATGCAGCGCCAGATGATCCTTGCTCGTTTGGTACAGCAGGCACAGCCCGGTATCGATGCCGGACAGGCGCTGAAACTGGGACAGGCACTGGGACAGGTGCTGGACCAGATGCAGGTCGAACGGCTGACCCCTGACGCGCTGCGTAAGCTCAGCCTTTCGGACGAACTCTCCGGTCATTGGCAGAAGTCATTGACCCTGTTCGAAATCATCATTGCCCGTTGGCCGGCCGAACTGGCGCGGCTTGGCTGCATCGATCTGGTCGATCGGCGCAATCGCCTGTTTGATCGGCTGGCCAAACGCTGGGCCGACGCGCCACCTTCCGGCTTCGTGGTAGCGGCGGGTATATCGACCACGGCCCCTGCCGTGGCCGGACTGCTGCGCCGGATTGGCGAGATGCCGGGCGGCATGGTGGTGTTCGCTGGGCTGGACCAGCATATGGACGATATTGCCTGGCAGGCGATCGGCCCGTTCGATCCTGACCCCGTGACGGGCCGCGCGCCTGCGGGGCATGAGAGCCACCCCCAATATGCGCTCAAGCGCCTGCTCCACGCCATGAGCGCGACGCGCGACGATGTGGCGCAATGGCGCTGGGGCAGCGAGCATGATGCGCGCGCAGTGCGCGGGCGCAACATCTCCAACGCGATGCTGCCGCCAAAGCTCACCAGCGGCTGGCGCGACCTGAAAACCGCCGATCGCTCGCTAGCGGGCGTCGAGGCGCTGGATGTCGCGACGCCGGGCGAAGAAGCGCAAGCCATCGCCATCGCGCTGCGCGAGGCATTGGAAACACCGGGCCGCACCGCCGCTCTGGTGACGCCCGACCGGCAGCTGGCGACGCGCGTGTCCGCGCATCTGCGCCGCTGGGGCATAGAAGCGGACGATTCGGCGGGCCTGCCGCTCTCGCGCCTGCCGCCCGGCACGCTGCTGATCGCGATGGCGCAGGCGGTGGCGGAACGCTTTGCGCCGGTTGCGTTGCTGACGCTGCTCAAACATCCGCTGGTGATGCGCGGCGCGGGGCGGCTCGCTTGGCTAGAGCGTGTGCGTGGTCTGGACCTGCTGCTGCGTGGCCCGCGTCCGCAGGCCGGGCTGATCGGCATCGACCAATTATTGGGCCCGCGCGAGGATGAGGACCGGCAGGGCGCCTTGCGCGAACAGGTGCGCGACTGGTGGCCGCAGGCGCGTGCGTTGCTCGAACCGCTGGAGCGCGCTTTTCTCGCAACGCCCGACCTGTCGGGCCAGCTTGCCGCTATCCGCGAGCAGGCCGGCGCGCTGACGGGCGACGCGATCTGGGCCGGGCATCAGGGGCAGGCCGCCGCTGATCTGTTCGCGGAGATGGAGGCGGCCGCGCCCGAAGGCCCGCGTCAGGCTGATATGCGCGCGCTGCCGGTGCTGCTCGACCATATGCTGGGCGGCGTGTCGGTGCGCCCACCCCAGGGCGGCCATCCGCGCATCGCGATTCTGGGCCTGATCGAGGCGCGGCTGCAACAGGCCGACCTGATGGTGCTGGGTGGCCTCAACGAAGGCACATGGCCCGGCCTGCCCGCGCCCGATCCGTGGCTTGCGCCGCGCATCCGCCGTGAACTCGGTCTGCCGGGGCTTGAAACCCGCATTGGCCTTGCCGCGCATGATTTCGCCAGTGCTTTGGGCGCGCCGCATGTCCTCATCACCCGTGCGCGGCGCGGCGGGAGCGGCCCGGCGGTTGCTTCGCGCTTCTGGCTGCGGTTGAGGGCCATGTCCGGCTCGCAGTGGAAAAGCGCCGACCGCTATGCCGCGCTGGCGCAGGCGATCGACCGGCCCGATGGCCATCACCCGGCGGCGCGCCCGGCGCCTGTGCCGCCTTTGTCCGTGCGGCCAAGGCTGATCCCGGTTACCGATGTCGATCGGCTCAAGGCCGACCCCTATGCTTTCTACGCCCGGCGCATCCTGCGCTTGGCCCGGCTCGACCCGGTCGATGCCGATGCGGGTCCGGCCTGGCGCGGGACGGCGGTGCATGAAATCCTGCAGTATTGGGCAGAGGCGGGCACGCTCGAACCCGCTGACCTTGAAGCGCGTGCGCAGGCGATGTTCGACCGACCCGAAGTCCATCCCTTGCTCAAAGCCCTGTGGCAACCACGCCTGATGGAAGCGATCCGCTGGATCGCGGCGGAGGTCGCCAAGGACAAAGCGGCGGGGCGCACCATATTGGCGGTCGAACGCGAAGGCCGGGCGGAGGTCGCGGAGGTTACCTTGATGGGCAAGGCCGACCGGATCGACCGGCTGTCAGACGGCACGCTCGGCGTCATCGACTATAAGACCGGCAAGCCGCCCAGCGCCAAGATGGTCAAGGCGGGCTATTCGCTGCAACTCGGCCTGCTGGGCGTCATCGCAGAAATGGGCGGCTTTGCGGGGCTGGGCGATCAACCCCGCGCGGCCGACTTTGAATATTGGTCGCTCGCCAAGAAGGGTGACCAGTTCGGCTATCGCGAAAGCCCGGTCGATCCGACCGGCAGCCGTGGCAAGATCGTCACGGCGAGCTTCACCGCCCATGCCCATGAACAATTCAGCGGATTGGTCGCCGACTATCTGCTTGGCACCGCGCCCTTTACCGCGCAACTCAACCCGGAAGTCGCCAATTATGGCGATTATGACCAGCTGATGCGGCTGGAGGAATGGTATGGCCGCGACGATGGCTAA
- the addA gene encoding double-strand break repair helicase AddA yields MAATMAKARPLQKLLGNQAQAAAPDAHVWLSASAGTGKTHVLTARVFRLLLQGVRPENILCLTFTKAGAAEMADRIHDRLAAWVQMDDKGLFADLEALGEESGPDARERARRLFAEVLESTGGGLRIQTIHGFCQQLLTAFPLEADLVPGFRPLDQREQSALARQTLADMAVRAQEQGDGALIGALQAISLRLGEGGAEHFLLRCAARVDALAALPDPIAPWLAGQFDLPEGDIDQWLADQCSDDVFDMRTLSALVAANVAWGKGRGLERCDRIAVWRAADPATRAATLADLHRAWAKTDGDLIEAKGWVPPDDGYGALSSRLHTRCAELLATKARADYAALLAQGLHAGRAYAMAYAEGKRLAGAVDFEDLIARAARLLEQDGIAEWIRYKLDQRIDHILVDEAQDTNAAQWRIVRTLAEEFFATEWEAGEKIRTIFTVGDFKQAIFGFQGTSPANFAAAQILFQRDADQSGHRLHDLSLDHSFRSTPAVLDVVDRTIATLDAGRLGLEPGDVRHISANLHPGEVQLWKPVIAGLSDDAEGEENWAADQERKLAENIARQIKSWIDEGLMLESRGRPVRAGDIMILVRRRNELARLIVARLYEEKVAVAGIDRLRLNAPLAVRDLLAALRFAVQPEDDLNLAALVVSPLIGWTQDDLMTRLIGRRGGLWRHLTRSLDDGLLQPLRELLAVADFSTPYRYLEAILSGPMDGRRRLIDRLGTEAADPIEELLNAALGFEQDDHPSLQRFIDWFDRGEVDIVRDAAAQGDNLRLLTVHGAKGLQAPIVILADACLDPDAGNRMDGLEWNGLPILPPRKPERQGPIGDLAQEAARVERQEHWRLLYVALTRAEERLVVAGSLGPAAKGQVKPESWYGAVEAAMESLGAPWEDDPIWGQVRRWRGTEHLPAAKADTEVAETRDSVAEPTWLRQPAPVEARPPRPLAPSAAVEDDQPYPPPTPAMRAAADRGRWLHALFERLPAVPVDRRRDAADRWLAQQGADDGALRQEVIDQALRVIEAPDFAGLFSPDALAEAPIAAVVGEAVIAGTVDRLCVGADRVQIVDFKTGRVAPLTLAEVPIAHIRQMAAYVAALQVIFPDRTIEAGLLYTSAPRLITLPPTLLAAHKPGFVPAQENLPLPPVEPGEQAS; encoded by the coding sequence ATGGCCGCGACGATGGCTAAGGCGCGCCCGCTCCAGAAGCTGCTCGGCAATCAGGCACAGGCCGCCGCGCCCGACGCTCATGTCTGGTTGTCCGCATCGGCGGGCACGGGCAAGACCCATGTGCTGACGGCGCGCGTGTTCCGCCTGCTGTTGCAAGGGGTGCGCCCGGAAAATATCCTGTGCCTGACCTTCACCAAGGCGGGCGCGGCGGAAATGGCCGACCGCATCCATGACCGGCTCGCCGCCTGGGTGCAGATGGATGACAAGGGGTTGTTCGCCGATCTTGAGGCTTTGGGGGAAGAGTCCGGCCCCGATGCCCGCGAACGCGCCCGCCGCCTCTTTGCCGAAGTGCTGGAATCGACCGGCGGTGGCCTGCGCATCCAGACCATCCATGGCTTTTGCCAGCAATTGCTGACCGCCTTCCCGCTGGAGGCCGACCTGGTGCCGGGCTTCCGTCCGCTCGACCAGCGCGAACAGAGCGCGCTGGCGCGGCAGACCTTGGCCGACATGGCGGTGCGGGCGCAGGAGCAGGGCGATGGCGCACTGATCGGTGCACTCCAGGCAATCAGTCTGCGACTGGGTGAGGGCGGGGCGGAACATTTCCTGCTGCGCTGCGCCGCGCGCGTCGATGCGCTGGCTGCCCTGCCTGATCCGATCGCGCCCTGGCTCGCGGGCCAGTTCGATCTGCCGGAAGGCGATATTGATCAATGGCTTGCTGACCAATGTTCCGATGATGTCTTTGACATGCGGACCTTGTCTGCGCTGGTCGCCGCCAATGTCGCCTGGGGCAAGGGGCGGGGGCTGGAACGCTGTGACCGGATCGCTGTCTGGCGCGCTGCCGATCCCGCCACGCGCGCGGCGACCCTGGCCGATCTGCACCGCGCCTGGGCGAAAACCGATGGCGATCTGATCGAGGCCAAGGGCTGGGTGCCGCCGGACGATGGCTATGGTGCCTTGTCCTCGCGCCTGCATACGCGCTGCGCCGAACTGCTCGCGACCAAGGCTCGCGCCGATTATGCCGCGCTGCTGGCGCAGGGGCTTCATGCTGGGCGCGCCTATGCCATGGCCTATGCCGAGGGTAAGCGGCTGGCAGGGGCCGTCGATTTCGAGGATCTGATTGCCCGCGCTGCCCGCCTGTTGGAACAGGACGGTATTGCCGAATGGATCCGCTACAAACTGGACCAGCGGATCGACCATATATTGGTGGACGAGGCGCAGGACACCAACGCCGCGCAATGGCGCATCGTTCGCACATTGGCCGAAGAGTTTTTCGCAACCGAATGGGAAGCGGGCGAAAAGATCCGCACGATTTTCACGGTTGGCGATTTCAAGCAGGCGATCTTCGGCTTTCAGGGGACCAGCCCCGCCAATTTCGCCGCTGCGCAAATTCTGTTCCAGCGCGATGCCGACCAGTCCGGCCACCGGCTCCACGATCTGTCGCTGGACCATAGTTTCCGCTCCACCCCGGCGGTGCTGGACGTGGTGGACCGCACCATCGCGACCCTCGATGCAGGGCGGCTGGGGCTGGAACCCGGCGATGTGCGCCATATCAGCGCCAATCTCCACCCCGGCGAAGTGCAATTGTGGAAGCCGGTGATCGCGGGCTTATCTGACGATGCCGAGGGTGAGGAAAATTGGGCCGCCGATCAGGAGCGCAAGCTGGCCGAAAATATCGCGCGCCAGATCAAGAGCTGGATCGATGAGGGGCTGATGCTCGAAAGCCGGGGCCGCCCGGTGCGCGCGGGCGACATCATGATCCTGGTGCGCCGCCGCAATGAACTGGCCCGGTTGATCGTCGCCCGCCTCTATGAGGAAAAGGTCGCGGTTGCGGGGATCGACCGCCTGCGGCTCAATGCGCCGCTCGCCGTGCGAGACCTGCTCGCCGCGCTGCGCTTTGCGGTACAGCCGGAGGATGATCTCAACCTCGCTGCGCTGGTGGTGTCGCCCTTGATCGGCTGGACCCAGGATGACCTCATGACCCGGCTGATCGGGCGGCGCGGCGGATTGTGGCGGCACTTGACCCGCTCGCTGGACGATGGCCTGCTCCAGCCCTTGCGCGAGCTGCTGGCGGTGGCCGATTTTTCGACCCCCTATCGCTATCTCGAAGCGATCCTGTCCGGGCCGATGGATGGCCGCCGTCGCCTGATCGATAGGCTGGGCACCGAAGCGGCGGACCCGATCGAGGAATTGCTGAACGCTGCGCTAGGGTTCGAGCAGGACGATCACCCCTCGCTCCAGCGGTTCATCGACTGGTTCGACCGCGGCGAGGTGGACATCGTGCGCGATGCTGCAGCCCAAGGGGACAATCTGCGGCTGCTGACCGTGCATGGGGCCAAGGGCTTGCAGGCGCCCATCGTCATTTTGGCGGACGCCTGCCTCGATCCCGATGCGGGCAACCGGATGGACGGGCTGGAATGGAACGGCCTGCCGATCCTGCCGCCGCGCAAGCCCGAACGGCAGGGGCCAATTGGCGACCTCGCCCAAGAGGCGGCGCGGGTCGAGCGGCAGGAGCATTGGCGGCTGCTCTATGTCGCGCTGACGCGGGCCGAGGAGCGGCTGGTTGTTGCCGGATCGCTGGGTCCGGCCGCCAAGGGGCAGGTGAAGCCAGAAAGCTGGTATGGCGCGGTAGAGGCAGCGATGGAATCGCTTGGGGCACCGTGGGAAGACGACCCCATCTGGGGCCAGGTGCGCCGCTGGCGGGGGACCGAGCATCTCCCAGCCGCGAAGGCCGATACGGAAGTGGCCGAGACGCGCGATAGTGTCGCGGAACCAACATGGTTGCGCCAGCCAGCGCCGGTCGAAGCGCGCCCGCCGCGTCCACTCGCGCCATCGGCAGCGGTGGAGGATGACCAGCCCTATCCGCCGCCGACCCCGGCGATGCGCGCGGCGGCTGATCGCGGCCGCTGGCTTCATGCGCTGTTTGAGCGGTTGCCCGCCGTGCCGGTCGATCGCCGCCGGGACGCGGCCGACCGCTGGCTGGCCCAGCAAGGTGCGGACGACGGGGCGCTGCGTCAGGAGGTGATCGACCAGGCCTTGCGCGTGATCGAAGCGCCCGATTTCGCCGGACTGTTCAGTCCCGATGCGCTGGCCGAAGCGCCGATCGCGGCGGTGGTCGGCGAAGCGGTCATTGCAGGCACGGTCGACCGGCTGTGCGTCGGCGCGGATCGTGTCCAGATCGTCGATTTCAAGACCGGGCGGGTTGCGCCGCTGACTTTGGCCGAAGTGCCGATCGCCCATATCCGCCAGATGGCGGCCTATGTCGCGGCGCTGCAAGTCATCTTCCCCGACCGGACGATCGAGGCGGGGCTGCTCTATACCAGCGCGCCGCGTCTCATCACCCTGCCACCCACCCTGCTCGCCGCACACAAGCCCGGCTTTGTGCCTGCGCAGGAGAATTTGCCGCTCCCGCCCGTTGAGCCGGGCGAGCAGGCGTCCTAG
- the trxA gene encoding thioredoxin TrxA — translation MATKAVTDASFQQDVIDADKPVLVDFWAEWCGPCKMIGPALEEISEELGDKVVIAKVNIDENPDAPGKYGVRGIPTMILFKNGEAAATKVGAAPKSALKSWLESVL, via the coding sequence ATGGCCACCAAGGCAGTAACCGACGCCAGCTTTCAGCAGGATGTGATCGACGCCGACAAGCCCGTGCTTGTCGATTTCTGGGCCGAATGGTGCGGCCCCTGTAAGATGATCGGCCCCGCTCTGGAGGAAATTTCCGAGGAACTGGGTGACAAGGTGGTGATCGCCAAGGTCAATATCGACGAAAATCCCGACGCGCCGGGCAAATATGGCGTGCGCGGCATCCCGACGATGATCCTGTTCAAAAATGGCGAAGCCGCCGCGACCAAGGTCGGCGCTGCGCCCAAGAGCGCGCTCAAGAGCTGGCTCGAAAGCGTCCTGTAA
- a CDS encoding inositol monophosphatase family protein, which produces MQLNIHAPVVALMREVARDIVMPRYQNLARHEISEKAANDFVTIADKESEIRLAEGLSAILPEAGIIGEEACAADPAILDRAGEGLNWIIDPIDGTGNFAAGNPPFGIMIALADGGATLAGWILDPLTGRLCHAMLGGGSHIDGEQVQARESGGELPIAALAVYFMTPEERADIQRRSQDRFALVDIPRCAAEQYPRLVLGQNDVSVFARTLPWDHAAGTLFLNEAGGCCQRLDGSPYQVGDTRRGLLGASSPRLWDRAAEILFR; this is translated from the coding sequence ATGCAGCTCAATATCCACGCCCCCGTCGTCGCCCTAATGCGCGAGGTCGCGCGCGACATCGTCATGCCGCGCTACCAGAACCTGGCGCGTCACGAGATCAGCGAGAAGGCGGCAAACGACTTCGTCACCATCGCCGACAAGGAAAGCGAAATCCGCCTGGCCGAGGGGCTAAGTGCGATCCTACCCGAAGCCGGGATCATCGGCGAGGAAGCCTGCGCGGCCGATCCGGCGATCCTCGACCGGGCGGGTGAAGGGCTGAACTGGATCATCGACCCGATCGACGGCACCGGCAATTTCGCGGCAGGCAATCCGCCCTTCGGCATCATGATCGCGCTGGCCGATGGCGGCGCGACGCTGGCGGGGTGGATCCTCGATCCGCTGACGGGCCGCTTGTGCCATGCCATGCTGGGCGGGGGCAGCCATATCGACGGGGAACAAGTACAGGCGCGCGAGAGCGGCGGCGAGCTGCCGATCGCGGCGCTGGCCGTCTATTTCATGACGCCGGAGGAACGGGCGGATATTCAGCGGCGATCGCAGGACCGTTTCGCGCTGGTGGACATTCCTCGCTGCGCCGCCGAACAATATCCCCGGCTGGTGCTGGGGCAGAATGATGTGTCGGTGTTCGCGCGCACCCTGCCTTGGGACCATGCGGCGGGCACATTGTTCCTGAACGAAGCGGGCGGCTGCTGTCAGCGGCTCGACGGATCACCCTATCAAGTCGGCGATACGCGCCGGGGTCTGCTGGGCGCATCTTCGCCGCGTTTGTGGGACAGGGCAGCGGAAATCCTGTTCCGCTAA